Proteins co-encoded in one Methyloterricola oryzae genomic window:
- the rsxC gene encoding electron transport complex subunit RsxC: MLPFDIASLWSRKKIRGGVHPEPRKGATADQTIDTAFPLPKMLYLPLQQHVGQPAEPVVKVGERVLKGQLLAGSQGKISAPIHAPTSGIILDIMDYPAAHPSALPTPTLLLEPDGEDQWIEGIGEIDPFSLSPAEIADRVGAAGVVGMGGAAFPSAVKLNLGRKTRIQTLLINGGECEPYLTCDDRLMRERAADIVDGIRIMLRALECRHAIVGIEDNKPEAYDTMREAAKGFGQIEITLVPSLYPMGWDKQLIGYLTDKEVPAGGRSADVGVLMHNVGTAYAIQQAIRFNKPLVSRVITVSGEAVAAPRNVEAPIGTPLADLLAYCGHQSGATARYVMGGPMMGDLLPHANVPLVKGATGILALTEGEVAASDAKACIRCSRCVSACPAGLLPLEMMTRIRAGQLEGAVNYGLKDCISCGSCSYVCPSQIPLVHYFKYASGELVARQQAQHKSEQTKKLAEEKQARIDRYKQEQAAAAAARKAAREQQQKKKTEEAA; encoded by the coding sequence ATGTTGCCCTTCGACATCGCATCGCTCTGGTCGCGCAAGAAGATTCGCGGCGGAGTCCATCCGGAACCGCGCAAGGGCGCCACGGCCGACCAGACCATCGACACGGCCTTCCCCCTGCCCAAGATGCTGTACCTGCCCTTGCAGCAGCATGTGGGCCAGCCCGCCGAACCGGTCGTCAAGGTGGGCGAGCGCGTCCTTAAAGGCCAACTCCTTGCCGGCAGCCAGGGCAAGATCTCCGCACCCATCCATGCGCCCACCTCGGGGATCATTTTAGACATCATGGATTATCCGGCGGCCCACCCTTCCGCCCTGCCCACGCCGACCCTGCTGCTGGAACCCGATGGCGAGGATCAGTGGATCGAGGGCATCGGTGAAATTGATCCCTTCAGCCTGAGTCCCGCGGAGATCGCCGATCGCGTGGGTGCTGCGGGCGTGGTGGGCATGGGCGGTGCCGCATTTCCCTCGGCGGTGAAGCTCAACCTGGGCCGCAAGACCCGCATCCAGACGCTGCTCATCAACGGCGGCGAGTGTGAACCTTATCTGACCTGCGACGACCGCCTCATGCGCGAGCGCGCCGCCGACATCGTCGATGGCATCCGCATCATGCTGCGCGCCCTGGAATGCCGTCATGCCATCGTCGGAATCGAGGACAACAAGCCCGAAGCCTATGACACCATGCGCGAAGCCGCCAAGGGCTTCGGTCAGATCGAGATCACCCTGGTGCCCTCGCTCTATCCCATGGGCTGGGACAAGCAGTTGATCGGCTATTTGACCGACAAGGAGGTCCCGGCCGGCGGGCGCTCCGCCGATGTGGGCGTGCTCATGCACAACGTAGGCACCGCCTACGCCATCCAGCAGGCCATTCGCTTCAACAAGCCGCTGGTAAGCCGGGTCATCACCGTCAGCGGCGAAGCGGTGGCGGCGCCACGCAACGTGGAAGCCCCCATCGGCACGCCTCTGGCGGACCTTTTGGCCTACTGCGGGCACCAGAGCGGGGCCACGGCGCGCTATGTCATGGGCGGCCCCATGATGGGCGACCTGCTGCCGCACGCCAATGTCCCCTTGGTGAAAGGCGCCACCGGCATCCTGGCGCTGACCGAGGGCGAGGTCGCCGCTTCCGACGCCAAGGCCTGCATCCGCTGTTCGCGCTGCGTCTCGGCCTGTCCCGCGGGCCTGCTGCCCCTGGAAATGATGACGCGCATCCGCGCCGGCCAACTGGAGGGCGCCGTCAACTATGGCCTGAAGGATTGCATCAGCTGCGGCTCCTGCTCCTATGTCTGTCCATCGCAGATTCCCCTGGTGCACTACTTCAAGTACGCCAGCGGCGAACTGGTGGCGCGCCAGCAGGCCCAGCACAAGTCGGAACAGACCAAGAAGCTGGCCGAAGAGAAGCAGGCCCGCATCGACCGCTACAAGCAAGAACAGGCGGCGGCAGCCGCCGCGCGTAAGGCGGCCCGCGAGCAGCAGCAGAAAAAGAAGACTGAGGAAGCGGCATGA